In Nitrosophilus labii, the following proteins share a genomic window:
- a CDS encoding diguanylate cyclase domain-containing protein, with protein MLSRTGGNEFTIIASNTDLSHAKNLIIKLKNKLERDGIKDIHEKICCSFGITEYKKRESKEEFFKRANKTLYISKKRNKTEYLFYK; from the coding sequence ATGTTATCAAGAACAGGAGGTAATGAATTTACTATCATTGCATCCAATACAGATTTATCTCATGCAAAAAATTTGATTATAAAACTAAAAAATAAGTTGGAAAGAGATGGCATTAAAGATATTCATGAAAAAATCTGCTGCAGCTTCGGAATAACGGAGTATAAAAAACGTGAAAGTAAAGAGGAGTTCTTTAAAAGAGCCAATAAAACTCTTTATATCTCGAAAAAAAGGAACAAAACAGAATATCTTTTTTATAAATAA
- a CDS encoding methyl-accepting chemotaxis protein, which translates to MFFSKREKELEKVIEKLKDENNRLKNENEELKSSLTSKELKNIDTKKDFKELCKLENENLKFGLVDIQSNIAESVNEAKTTIHSATDLNNKFNEIVEGITSIMNDTNVLNSTAYKSKNSVQELFERTEEVDRILSLIKEISEQTNLLALNAAIEAARAGEFGKGFSVVAEEVRNLADRTQKAVREVDKIIKTMKEEMNDVDVIATEVSEKIEKIDLKIENFRRELSEINISVNKTFDKIIKISNRIFMSLAKLDHIIWKVNTYLSVIKNEQVFDYVDFHECRLGKWYYEGEGKEFFSTVPSFDLLETPHEIVHKGTKNIFDLIFTGKDYSFDELIAALEEMEEGSKKVFEILDKILVEKENLE; encoded by the coding sequence ATGTTTTTTTCTAAAAGAGAAAAAGAGCTCGAAAAAGTTATTGAAAAACTTAAAGATGAGAATAACAGACTAAAAAATGAGAACGAAGAGCTAAAAAGTAGTCTAACGAGTAAAGAATTGAAAAATATAGATACTAAAAAGGATTTTAAAGAGTTGTGTAAATTGGAAAACGAAAATCTAAAATTTGGTCTTGTAGATATTCAATCAAATATTGCAGAATCTGTTAATGAAGCCAAAACCACCATCCATTCCGCTACCGATTTAAATAACAAATTTAACGAGATAGTAGAGGGCATAACCTCTATAATGAACGATACAAACGTGCTTAATTCAACAGCATATAAATCTAAAAATAGCGTACAAGAACTTTTTGAAAGAACCGAAGAGGTAGATAGAATACTTTCATTGATTAAAGAGATCTCCGAACAAACCAATCTTCTAGCTCTTAACGCGGCTATAGAGGCTGCAAGAGCCGGTGAGTTTGGAAAAGGATTTTCAGTAGTTGCAGAAGAGGTGAGAAATCTTGCTGATAGAACGCAAAAGGCGGTTAGAGAAGTTGACAAAATTATAAAGACTATGAAAGAGGAGATGAACGACGTTGATGTAATCGCTACTGAAGTGAGCGAAAAGATAGAAAAAATAGATTTAAAGATTGAAAATTTTAGAAGAGAGCTTTCAGAAATAAATATTAGTGTAAATAAAACATTTGATAAAATTATTAAAATATCAAATAGAATTTTTATGAGTTTGGCTAAATTAGATCATATTATATGGAAAGTAAATACCTATCTTTCCGTAATAAAAAATGAACAGGTTTTTGATTATGTGGATTTTCACGAGTGTAGATTGGGAAAGTGGTATTATGAAGGAGAGGGAAAAGAGTTTTTTTCAACCGTACCATCTTTTGATTTATTAGAGACTCCTCATGAGATAGTTCATAAGGGTACTAAGAATATTTTTGATTTGATATTTACGGGTAAAGATTATTCATTTGATGAATTAATTGCGGCTTTAGAAGAGATGGAGGAAGGTAGTAAAAAAGTTTTTGAAATCCTAGATAAAATATTGGTTGAAAAAGAGAACTTAGAATAA